From one Lolium rigidum isolate FL_2022 chromosome 4, APGP_CSIRO_Lrig_0.1, whole genome shotgun sequence genomic stretch:
- the LOC124650273 gene encoding 60S acidic ribosomal protein P2B-like: MKLIAAYLLAHLGGKPSPTAADVKNILDSVGAEADENKLESLLAELKGKDITEVIACGREKFASVPSGGGAIAGGAPAAAAAGGGAAPAAEAKKEEKVEEKEESDDDMGFSLFD, translated from the exons ATGAAGCTGATCGCTGCCTACCTGCTTGCCCATCTGGGCGGGAAACCTTCCCCAACTGCTGCTGATGTCAAGAACATCCTGGACTCAG TTGGTGCTGAAGCTGATGAAAACAAGCTCGAGTCCCTTCTTGCTGAACTCAAAGGCAAGGACATAACAGAAGTGATTGCATGTGGAAGGGAGAAGTTTGCTTCTGTGCCTTCAGGTGGTGGCGCCATTGCTGGGGGAGCTCCTGCTGCTGCGGCTGCTGGGGGAGGTGCGGCACCTGCTGCAGAGGCAAAGAAGGAGGAGAAGGTTGAAGAGAAGGAAGAATCTGATGAT GACATGGGTTTCAGCCTGTTTGACTAA
- the LOC124707537 gene encoding protein BUD31 homolog 2 produces the protein MPKIKTSRVKYPEGWELIEPTLRDLEAKMREAENDTHDGKRKCEALWPIFRISHQKSRYIYDLYYRRKEIKKELYEFCLDQGYADKNLIAKWKKPGYERLCCLRCIQTRDHNFATTCVCRVPKHLREEKVIECVHCGCKGCASGD, from the exons ATGCCTAAGATAAAGACGAGCCGTGTGAAGTACCCCGAAGGATGGGAGCTTATTGAACCAACTCTCCGTGATTTGGAAGCCAAAATGAGAGAAG CCGAGAATGATACACATGATGGGAAGAGGAAGTGTGAGGCCCTCTGGCCAATCTTCCGCATTTCTCATCAAAAGAGCCGCTACATATATGATCTCTACTACCGAAGGAAGGAAATCAAAAAGGAGTTATATGAGTTTTGCTTGGACCAAGGTTATGCAGACAAAAATCTGATTGCTAAATGGAAAAAG CCAGGTTATGAACGCCTTTGTTGCCTCCGTTGCATACAGACACGAGACCACAACTTCGCAACCACTTGTGTCTGCCGGGTCCCCAAGCACCTCAGGGAAGAAAAGGTGATAGAGTGCGTCCATTGCGGCTGCAAGGGGTGCGCCAGCGGAGACTGA